One Oligoflexus sp. DNA window includes the following coding sequences:
- a CDS encoding aldo/keto reductase, translating to MSVKRVALAPNGLEVSSLIYGAWRLVNAPLQGHIPSIQRLLDLCFEHGITTFDHADIYGGYQCEELFGRAMNPALRSRMELVTKCGIRLINPARPHHRVKSYDTSAAHIRQSVEQSLINLKTDYLDLLLIHRPDPLMDADAIADVVQDLRQSGKIRAFGVSNFLPAQFDLLQSRLPEPMATNQIEAHPLRPSVFFDGTLDHAQRLRYRPMIWSPLAGGRLGDQPELTKILQLRADELGTSVEGLVLAWLQRHPAGLVPVLGTTNEQRLLRMLTAPEVAISSEVWHEILQAGMGHELP from the coding sequence ATGTCTGTAAAACGCGTTGCGCTCGCTCCGAATGGACTTGAAGTTTCCAGCTTGATCTATGGCGCCTGGCGTCTTGTGAATGCCCCGCTCCAGGGCCATATTCCTTCCATCCAGCGTCTGCTTGATCTTTGCTTCGAGCATGGGATCACGACCTTTGATCATGCCGATATCTATGGCGGCTATCAGTGCGAGGAACTTTTCGGTCGCGCCATGAATCCGGCTCTCAGGAGTCGCATGGAACTCGTGACCAAATGCGGCATCCGCCTCATCAATCCGGCAAGGCCGCACCACCGTGTGAAATCCTATGATACGAGCGCGGCGCATATTCGTCAGTCGGTCGAGCAGAGTCTGATCAACCTTAAAACCGACTACCTCGACCTCCTTCTCATTCACCGGCCTGATCCCTTGATGGATGCCGATGCGATCGCCGACGTTGTTCAGGATCTGCGGCAGTCCGGAAAGATTCGGGCGTTTGGTGTCTCCAACTTTCTGCCGGCCCAATTTGATCTTCTTCAGTCAAGACTCCCGGAGCCCATGGCCACCAATCAGATCGAGGCCCATCCCCTGCGGCCTTCCGTATTCTTCGATGGCACCCTGGATCACGCGCAGCGCCTGCGCTACCGTCCCATGATCTGGTCACCCTTGGCCGGTGGTCGGCTTGGAGATCAGCCCGAGCTGACAAAAATTCTGCAGCTGCGTGCTGACGAACTCGGGACCAGCGTGGAAGGGCTGGTCCTGGCCTGGCTTCAGCGTCATCCGGCGGGCCTTGTTCCGGTGCTCGGCACGACTAACGAACAAAGACTGCTCCGTATGCTGACCGCACCCGAGGTCGCGATCAGCAGCGAGGTCTGGCATGAAATCCTGCAAGCCGGCATGGGGCATGAGCTTCCCTGA
- a CDS encoding MnmC family methyltransferase, whose translation MSSERFELITLKSGHTSLRLLSNRETFHPVIGPEAEARALHVVQQRIVERSQDYQPFIIWDVGLGAAANAVAAIDALADVRNDVELHSFDHTLAPLRFACDHSEHLVYIQPHRAAIDELMQKGQVKIGRVHWYLHRADFRDSLSRSDLPAPHAIFYDPYSATSNPEMWTLEHFTKLRQALDDTRPCLLTNYTRSTAVRSTWLLAGFYVGIGVGIGEKDQTTIAANELSLLERPLSLDWLKQVAASQNSNPLREAGAIYGPMNAADFERLRQHPQFHMRSLCL comes from the coding sequence ATGTCCTCTGAACGATTTGAACTCATCACCCTGAAGTCCGGGCACACGAGCCTCCGCCTGCTGTCCAATCGCGAGACATTCCATCCTGTGATCGGCCCTGAAGCGGAGGCCCGCGCTCTGCATGTGGTCCAGCAAAGGATCGTGGAGCGGAGCCAGGATTATCAGCCCTTCATCATCTGGGATGTGGGGCTCGGAGCGGCGGCCAATGCCGTGGCGGCCATCGACGCGCTGGCCGATGTCCGCAATGATGTCGAGCTTCATAGCTTCGATCACACGCTCGCGCCTTTGCGTTTTGCCTGTGATCACAGCGAGCATCTGGTTTATATTCAGCCTCATCGCGCGGCCATCGACGAGCTGATGCAGAAGGGGCAGGTGAAGATCGGGCGGGTGCACTGGTATTTGCACAGGGCGGATTTTCGAGACAGCCTTTCCCGTTCTGATCTGCCGGCGCCGCACGCGATTTTTTATGATCCCTATTCCGCCACCAGCAATCCGGAAATGTGGACCCTCGAACATTTTACAAAGCTGCGGCAGGCTCTCGATGATACGCGCCCCTGCCTTCTGACGAATTATACGCGGTCCACTGCGGTGCGCAGCACCTGGCTTCTGGCCGGTTTTTACGTGGGGATCGGCGTCGGCATCGGCGAGAAGGATCAGACGACGATCGCAGCGAATGAACTTTCACTTTTGGAGCGTCCCCTTTCTTTGGATTGGCTCAAGCAGGTTGCGGCCTCGCAAAACTCCAATCCTCTGCGTGAGGCCGGGGCGATTTATGGTCCTATGAATGCCGCTGATTTTGAACGGCTCCGTCAGCATCCCCAATTCCACATGAGGTCCCTATGTCTGTAA
- a CDS encoding MaoC/PaaZ C-terminal domain-containing protein: MTVIVSPLKLVDVLQYSFGFVRTMVQTRPLNLAPENWTSYETDFRIPAATFTEWQKAIGNRNPYENRNTLYSYMNTNAFFTCASRLGIDFKTVMHLSSEIEYRDLCFQFEAEKSYRYKARVKDIKPFPGRGRGILEIEIQIMDGAAVKIVHVDRMFFRGLPAQAYEKILARHTPDEKYAGISRRASELALDHEFKALFHVGRKLGVQYGMLSGDLNPIHTVDLVSKLFRHPGSFIQGLCATNLVLSLLKDSLGVEIGKVEVIFASPLFCGQNYYLVVNDSRFEVIDDTHQVKVFGSFEDCTHLRRLMGTKSAL; encoded by the coding sequence ATGACCGTTATCGTGAGCCCGCTCAAGCTCGTCGACGTTTTGCAGTATTCGTTCGGCTTTGTGCGGACCATGGTCCAGACCCGGCCTTTGAACCTTGCGCCTGAAAACTGGACGAGCTACGAGACGGATTTTCGGATTCCAGCCGCGACCTTCACCGAATGGCAGAAGGCCATCGGCAATCGCAACCCCTATGAAAATCGCAATACCCTTTATTCGTATATGAACACCAACGCCTTCTTCACCTGCGCCTCGCGCCTGGGCATCGACTTTAAAACCGTCATGCATCTTTCATCCGAGATCGAATATCGCGACCTCTGCTTTCAATTCGAGGCCGAGAAGAGCTATCGCTACAAAGCCCGCGTGAAGGACATCAAACCTTTTCCCGGTCGCGGCCGTGGCATTCTCGAAATCGAAATCCAGATCATGGACGGCGCTGCGGTGAAGATCGTCCACGTCGATCGCATGTTCTTCCGCGGTCTGCCCGCGCAGGCCTATGAAAAAATACTGGCGCGGCATACACCTGACGAAAAATACGCGGGAATTTCGCGTCGCGCGTCAGAACTGGCGTTGGATCATGAATTCAAAGCTCTCTTTCACGTGGGTCGTAAACTCGGCGTGCAGTATGGAATGCTCTCGGGCGATCTGAATCCCATTCATACCGTGGACCTCGTCTCGAAACTCTTCCGTCACCCCGGAAGTTTCATCCAGGGCCTTTGCGCCACCAACCTCGTTCTTTCGCTTTTGAAAGATAGCCTGGGCGTAGAGATCGGCAAGGTCGAAGTCATCTTCGCAAGTCCACTATTCTGCGGCCAGAACTATTATCTGGTGGTGAACGATTCGCGTTTCGAAGTTATTGATGACACCCATCAGGTGAAGGTCTTCGGTTCCTTCGAAGACTGCACGCACCTCCGCCGCCTCATGGGCACAAAATCCGCATTATAA
- a CDS encoding 7TM diverse intracellular signaling domain-containing protein, producing MKLRFHLFLYLLLLTTRVFAQPQVTDGVLDLRGQGLTDTIELRGDWSFYWQKHVFPHEFASHDGERVLLKVPGNWYQDKRHDFSVFGYGTYHLRIQLDHPMPLALSLSEIWAASRIFVNGKELAVYGQPGRSAATHQGRTGMSYLIFTPDSPTLDILVQVSNFDIFLSGITKIPSLGPIKTMQLHRDRQIAIDVLVVGALLIMSIYHLCLFALRTEDKSTLCFAIVCFFVAAYTSTVGTEIFITLWPETSYDMRLRILNFSWMVATHAFIWFSWILFQPHYKKKVLIVGSWIAWAHHLMCLTTGPRIFVNMSLLFEFVVVPILAHAFWAAWKSRHTRKESSGIFLTGTVVLVLVVINDILSVQRRIPLPPLGGFGVLAFILVQSYLLAHRFSMAFIRLRHKEREVRQLSENLKEVNENLEQTVEDKTRDIRSIMQHIPLGIFMLSGPDGVIARDYSQHLKQIFLHDRLEGLVAARLLLEPSQLTADEKSQALSAIQASLNEVEINFDINRDALPLHIEWTRPDGMLHLYDLTWDKIVNDQGITEKILVTIRDVTELKGLQRKALDHKEELEMIGEILNVTPARFHRFMQGAMDLIEENERLLQQVEAGIRDADLFKIIFINLHTLKGSARSLYFKGLTGLLHGMEQYYAGLKDPKTADALRMREDQKLLSGMIQRYDRIARDKLGRTPTDRMRVDLTMDDVAAHLDALMVLLQSESIPKETRREVQDMSTKFIKQIHTPLREIIGEIGSVLPALARDLQKERPELDVVDDNLLASALTEDLLHRVFVHLLRNSMDHGIEAPEERRRKQKSRQPRLFIHCETRKDKVLIRYWDDGRGLNLHRLSEVALEHQLLSKDEAQNPQQFADLLLTSHLSTAQSVTDISGRGVGMGAIRQYVEQAGGQVRIRLQGLANAGFIPFLIEMELPSRLFMRSDFDRPLSDAS from the coding sequence ATGAAACTACGCTTCCATCTTTTTCTTTACCTCCTTCTTTTGACCACAAGGGTTTTCGCGCAGCCCCAGGTGACCGACGGAGTTTTGGATCTGCGCGGGCAGGGCCTCACGGACACTATTGAGCTGCGTGGTGACTGGTCTTTTTACTGGCAAAAGCATGTTTTTCCCCATGAGTTTGCTTCCCACGACGGCGAGCGGGTGCTGCTGAAGGTGCCAGGAAACTGGTATCAGGATAAGCGTCATGACTTTTCGGTTTTCGGTTACGGGACCTATCATCTTCGCATTCAACTCGATCACCCCATGCCTCTGGCTCTTTCGCTGAGCGAAATCTGGGCCGCCTCGCGGATATTCGTCAACGGCAAGGAACTGGCCGTCTATGGTCAGCCGGGCCGCAGCGCCGCTACCCATCAGGGTCGCACGGGCATGAGCTACCTGATTTTCACTCCAGACTCCCCAACCCTTGATATCCTGGTGCAGGTGAGTAACTTTGATATTTTCCTCTCGGGCATCACCAAAATTCCAAGCCTCGGCCCCATCAAGACCATGCAGCTTCACAGGGATCGGCAGATCGCCATCGACGTCCTGGTGGTGGGTGCGCTGCTGATCATGTCCATCTATCACCTTTGCCTTTTTGCTTTGCGCACGGAAGATAAATCCACGCTCTGCTTTGCCATCGTCTGCTTTTTCGTGGCCGCCTATACTTCGACCGTCGGCACCGAGATCTTCATCACGCTCTGGCCCGAAACCAGCTACGACATGCGGCTGCGCATTCTGAATTTTTCCTGGATGGTCGCGACTCATGCCTTCATCTGGTTCTCGTGGATCCTCTTCCAGCCGCATTATAAAAAGAAAGTTCTGATCGTCGGCTCGTGGATAGCGTGGGCCCATCATCTGATGTGCCTGACCACCGGACCGCGCATCTTTGTAAACATGTCCCTGCTTTTTGAATTCGTCGTGGTCCCGATCCTGGCGCATGCTTTCTGGGCCGCATGGAAATCGCGCCACACCCGCAAGGAATCGAGCGGCATCTTCCTCACCGGCACTGTGGTTCTGGTCCTTGTGGTCATCAATGATATCCTTTCGGTTCAGCGCCGCATTCCGCTGCCGCCTCTCGGGGGCTTTGGCGTCCTGGCCTTCATCCTGGTCCAGTCCTATCTGCTCGCGCATCGCTTCTCCATGGCCTTCATTCGTCTGCGGCACAAGGAGCGCGAGGTGCGGCAGCTCAGCGAGAACCTGAAAGAGGTCAATGAAAATCTGGAACAGACTGTCGAGGATAAAACCCGCGATATCCGCTCCATCATGCAGCATATTCCGCTCGGCATCTTCATGCTGTCGGGACCCGATGGTGTCATTGCCCGCGATTATTCCCAGCATCTGAAGCAGATTTTTCTGCACGATAGACTGGAAGGCCTCGTCGCCGCGCGTCTGCTTCTGGAACCGAGCCAGCTGACGGCGGACGAGAAAAGTCAGGCTCTGAGCGCCATCCAGGCTTCACTGAATGAAGTCGAGATCAACTTTGATATCAATCGCGACGCGCTGCCGCTTCATATCGAATGGACCCGGCCTGACGGTATGCTTCATCTCTATGATCTGACCTGGGACAAGATCGTCAATGACCAGGGCATCACCGAGAAAATCCTGGTGACCATTCGCGATGTAACCGAGTTGAAGGGTCTGCAGCGCAAAGCCCTTGATCATAAGGAAGAGCTGGAAATGATCGGCGAGATCCTGAACGTCACCCCGGCCCGTTTCCATCGTTTCATGCAGGGCGCCATGGACCTGATCGAGGAAAACGAAAGACTCCTGCAGCAGGTCGAGGCCGGGATCCGCGATGCTGATCTTTTCAAGATCATCTTCATCAACCTTCATACCCTGAAGGGATCGGCGCGCTCGCTTTATTTCAAGGGTCTGACCGGGCTCTTGCACGGCATGGAGCAGTATTACGCCGGACTCAAGGATCCGAAGACCGCGGATGCTCTGCGCATGCGCGAGGATCAAAAGCTGCTGTCCGGGATGATCCAGCGCTATGATCGCATTGCCCGTGATAAGCTCGGCCGCACTCCCACCGATCGAATGCGGGTGGATCTGACCATGGATGATGTCGCGGCTCATCTCGATGCTTTGATGGTCCTTCTGCAGTCGGAATCTATACCGAAGGAAACGCGGCGCGAGGTTCAGGATATGAGCACAAAGTTCATCAAACAGATCCATACGCCCCTGCGGGAGATCATAGGGGAAATCGGCTCGGTGCTGCCGGCATTGGCTCGCGATCTGCAAAAGGAAAGACCCGAGCTGGACGTTGTGGATGACAATCTGCTGGCCTCGGCGCTGACGGAAGATCTTTTGCACCGGGTCTTCGTCCATCTGCTACGCAATTCCATGGACCATGGCATCGAAGCGCCGGAGGAACGGCGACGGAAGCAGAAGAGCCGGCAGCCAAGGCTCTTCATACATTGCGAAACTAGAAAAGATAAAGTGCTGATAAGGTATTGGGATGACGGTCGCGGCCTGAATCTCCATCGGCTTTCTGAAGTGGCTCTGGAGCATCAGCTCCTGTCCAAAGACGAGGCGCAAAACCCACAGCAGTTCGCCGATCTTCTTCTGACGTCTCACCTTTCCACCGCGCAGTCCGTGACGGATATCTCTGGGCGTGGAGTCGGGATGGGCGCCATCCGACAGTATGTGGAGCAGGCCGGCGGTCAGGTGCGGATCAGGCTGCAGGGACTGGCCAACGCGGGTTTTATTCCTTTTCTGATTGAAATGGAACTGCCGTCCCGCCTTTTCATGCGCTCGGATTTCGACCGTCCGCTTTCGGACGCGTCCTAG
- a CDS encoding glycosyl hydrolase family 79 C-terminal domain-containing protein — MFIRRIFVSIVLGSLSLVSAPLSAEEAAVVQVPDPEAGGYTRIPPSFLGFSQEWPWVNALTGSEHIFSIFDLLRNGKRDPLILRIGGVDGDAGYDGIFNPEHKDYNDPYSIMKRNSMANTSKEVVLLKNRVGFRFIATVNLANRNPGLAQSQADMLRSSLGDALVSLEIGNEPNYYLSHVPQYWTNSGTFYSDIVTEFESFTKSLACQKNCAGPAWGWIGLNPDMMRNYLRRATDKLNFVTVHYYKSAYKPNQPGNDTAETLLQETDVITKWIRPQVKVSREFGVPLRISESNAVSGGGNDGVSNSFAAALWTLDMCLSMAAEGVAGIDFHQGSYRYAMYERVPRGDGNPADFPLYQNYRVQPSFYGMLFFQIANRDESDIRQLAIDPGLRVKGYQLFSKEGSRTVLVNKDPWNAKSLRLALPQGLQGKALRMIELLAPGSDITAKKGITLAGQSYEGWGGAKSGGYAATVLTPETQADGQPSITIALKPASAVMILSP, encoded by the coding sequence ATGTTCATCCGTCGAATATTCGTCTCCATCGTCCTGGGATCTCTGTCTCTGGTATCGGCTCCTCTGTCCGCCGAAGAGGCCGCAGTGGTCCAGGTTCCCGATCCTGAAGCGGGCGGCTATACCCGGATTCCGCCCTCCTTCCTCGGTTTCTCTCAGGAATGGCCCTGGGTGAATGCGCTGACGGGCAGCGAGCACATCTTTTCGATCTTTGATCTTCTGCGCAACGGCAAACGCGATCCTCTGATTCTCCGTATCGGAGGCGTCGATGGCGATGCCGGCTATGATGGGATCTTCAATCCCGAGCACAAGGACTATAACGACCCCTACAGCATCATGAAAAGAAACAGCATGGCGAATACTTCGAAGGAAGTCGTTCTGCTGAAAAATCGGGTCGGTTTCCGCTTTATCGCGACGGTCAACCTTGCCAATCGCAATCCCGGTCTGGCCCAAAGTCAGGCCGATATGCTCCGTTCATCCCTCGGCGATGCCCTGGTCTCCCTGGAGATCGGTAACGAACCCAATTACTACCTGAGTCACGTGCCCCAATACTGGACGAATTCGGGAACCTTTTACAGTGACATCGTCACCGAGTTCGAGTCCTTCACCAAAAGCCTCGCTTGCCAGAAAAACTGCGCAGGACCTGCCTGGGGATGGATCGGGCTGAATCCTGATATGATGCGGAATTATCTGCGCAGAGCCACCGATAAACTGAACTTCGTCACCGTTCATTACTATAAATCCGCCTATAAACCGAATCAGCCGGGGAATGACACAGCGGAAACCCTTTTGCAGGAGACCGATGTCATCACCAAATGGATAAGGCCGCAGGTCAAGGTCAGCCGGGAATTCGGCGTGCCGCTGCGCATCAGTGAAAGCAATGCCGTGTCGGGCGGCGGGAATGATGGAGTGAGCAATAGCTTTGCGGCGGCGCTCTGGACCTTGGATATGTGTCTTTCCATGGCCGCCGAAGGTGTCGCGGGCATTGATTTTCATCAGGGTTCCTATCGCTATGCGATGTATGAGCGCGTGCCCAGGGGCGATGGCAATCCCGCGGATTTCCCCCTTTATCAGAACTATCGCGTGCAGCCGAGCTTTTACGGAATGCTCTTCTTTCAGATCGCCAACCGTGATGAATCGGATATTCGGCAGCTTGCGATCGACCCCGGCCTGAGGGTAAAGGGCTATCAGCTCTTTTCCAAGGAAGGCAGTCGCACGGTGCTCGTGAACAAGGACCCCTGGAATGCGAAAAGCCTAAGGCTCGCGCTGCCGCAAGGCTTGCAGGGAAAAGCTCTGCGAATGATCGAGCTTCTTGCACCCGGCAGCGACATCACCGCGAAAAAAGGGATTACCCTTGCGGGACAAAGTTATGAAGGCTGGGGCGGCGCGAAAAGTGGCGGCTATGCGGCCACGGTGCTTACGCCCGAGACTCAGGCCGATGGTCAGCCGTCGATCACGATTGCGCTGAAGCCGGCCAGTGCTGTGATGATCCTGAGTCCTTGA